One region of Oscillatoria salina IIICB1 genomic DNA includes:
- a CDS encoding SufE family protein, giving the protein MSTAAQPLPANLDRIVQRFKRRSDPKQRYQQLLWYAKKLDAMPEADKTPENKVSGCVSQVYITADLEDGKVWYHGDSDAQLVKGLVALLIQGLNGLTPEEILQVTPDFIEETGLKVSLTPSRANGFYNIFQTMKKKALGFQIATSSQENN; this is encoded by the coding sequence ATGTCAACGGCTGCCCAACCTTTACCCGCTAACCTCGATCGTATTGTGCAACGCTTCAAGCGGCGATCGGACCCAAAGCAGCGTTATCAACAACTGCTCTGGTATGCGAAAAAACTCGATGCAATGCCAGAAGCAGACAAAACTCCAGAAAACAAAGTCTCCGGCTGCGTTTCTCAGGTTTATATCACTGCCGATTTAGAAGACGGGAAAGTTTGGTATCACGGAGATTCTGACGCACAACTGGTAAAAGGCTTAGTTGCTCTTCTAATTCAAGGGTTGAATGGTTTAACTCCAGAAGAGATTTTACAAGTTACTCCTGATTTTATTGAAGAAACTGGACTGAAGGTCAGCTTAACTCCTTCCCGCGCTAACGGCTTTTACAATATCTTCCAAACCATGAAGAAAAAAGCTCTTGGTTTTCAAATAGCAACCTCTAGTCAAGAAAATAATTAG
- a CDS encoding ion channel translates to MSSQRRPRKSMGLGSSKLKQYRIPTSQPFQFNWNDLYHRLLIVSWFQFFALIVFSYLIINLCFAFAYLLQENSITNAQPGSLIDAFFFSVQTMSTIGYGAMSPQTWYANFLVTIEALFGLLGVAMATGLMFARFSRPTARVIFSRVAVICPFNGVPTLMFRTANQRDNRILEGQIRVSLLRNEVSPEGIQLRRFYDLQLLRSQTPIFGLTWMVMHPIDENSPLFQVTTDLLIDWDAEILVTLTGLDETFSQTIHARYSYRVEDIFWNLRFVDIFSRTTDGKDYKLDLTHFNEVIPLPSEGKNKL, encoded by the coding sequence ATGTCATCACAGCGTCGTCCGCGCAAATCTATGGGTTTGGGTAGTAGTAAGCTGAAACAATACCGAATTCCCACTTCCCAACCTTTTCAATTTAACTGGAACGATCTCTACCACAGACTACTAATTGTTTCCTGGTTTCAATTCTTCGCTTTAATCGTTTTCTCCTATTTAATAATCAATCTTTGCTTTGCTTTTGCTTACCTCTTGCAAGAAAATAGCATTACCAATGCTCAACCAGGTTCGTTGATTGATGCTTTTTTCTTCAGCGTCCAAACAATGTCAACTATTGGTTACGGCGCTATGTCCCCTCAAACTTGGTATGCTAATTTTTTAGTTACTATCGAGGCTTTATTTGGTCTTTTAGGCGTAGCAATGGCAACTGGACTGATGTTTGCTCGTTTCTCGCGACCCACTGCTCGCGTAATTTTCAGCCGAGTTGCCGTAATTTGTCCTTTTAATGGCGTTCCTACCTTGATGTTTCGCACCGCTAACCAACGCGATAACCGCATTTTGGAAGGACAAATTCGAGTCAGTCTCCTGCGTAATGAAGTATCGCCAGAAGGAATCCAATTACGTCGCTTTTACGATCTCCAGTTACTTCGTTCTCAAACACCGATCTTTGGCTTAACGTGGATGGTTATGCACCCCATCGATGAAAATAGTCCTCTTTTTCAAGTAACAACCGATCTTCTCATTGACTGGGATGCGGAAATTCTCGTCACTCTCACTGGGCTAGATGAGACTTTTTCCCAAACTATCCACGCTCGTTATTCTTATCGAGTTGAAGATATTTTCTGGAATCTGCGTTTTGTCGATATTTTTTCGAGAACTACAGATGGTAAAGACTACAAGCTTGATTTAACTCATTTTAACGAGGTTATCCCTTTACCATCTGAGGGTAAGAATAAATTGTAG
- a CDS encoding transcriptional repressor: protein MPPYTATSLKAELNSRGWRLTPQRETILHLFQNLPRGNHLSAEEIHNLLEQRGEAISLSTIYRSVKLMARMGILRELELAEGHKHYELNHPYPHHHHHMVCVQCNKTIEFKNDSILKQSLKQTEKQGFQLIDCQLTVMAICPEALRMGWPSGLPSNWCCSRTISESEE, encoded by the coding sequence ATGCCTCCGTATACAGCCACGTCGCTGAAAGCCGAACTCAATTCACGAGGTTGGCGTTTAACCCCACAGCGAGAAACCATCTTGCATCTGTTTCAAAATCTGCCGAGAGGAAATCATCTTTCAGCAGAGGAAATTCACAATTTGCTGGAACAACGAGGCGAAGCAATCAGCTTATCCACGATTTACCGCAGCGTCAAGCTCATGGCACGCATGGGCATTCTACGGGAATTAGAGCTAGCTGAAGGACATAAACACTACGAACTCAATCATCCTTATCCCCACCACCACCATCACATGGTTTGCGTTCAATGTAATAAGACGATTGAATTCAAAAACGACTCGATCTTGAAACAAAGTCTCAAGCAGACAGAAAAACAAGGATTCCAGCTTATCGACTGTCAACTAACAGTCATGGCAATTTGTCCAGAAGCCTTACGCATGGGTTGGCCCTCCGGACTACCCAGTAATTGGTGTTGTTCTCGCACTATCTCAGAAAGTGAAGAATAA
- a CDS encoding metal ABC transporter permease → MNWLIEPIITFEFMRNALIISILLGIVCAVVGSYLVVERLSLLGNVISHAVLPGLSIAFFLGINLEFGAFIAGTSSALVVAWIRSQSPVNVDAAMAVVLSGFLGLGVMLIKLLRTNTIDLSSILFGDILGVTPTDLVQTAIATLIILILVKMFYRELLYYTFDPLGAQAFGLPVNLIYFCLIAAVTLTIIASMQTVGVLMVISLLIAPASTAYLLVKELHQMMLLGSIIGVLGSVSGMYLSYYLDLPSGPAIVLVIFAFFFLAFFFSPNHGILLRYWRGKDGG, encoded by the coding sequence ATGAATTGGCTAATCGAACCAATTATCACTTTTGAATTCATGCGAAATGCCTTAATAATTTCAATTTTATTAGGCATAGTTTGTGCAGTAGTTGGTAGTTATTTAGTTGTAGAACGCCTGAGTTTACTAGGTAATGTGATTTCCCACGCCGTCTTACCCGGACTATCAATCGCCTTTTTTCTAGGAATTAATCTCGAATTTGGCGCATTTATTGCTGGAACCTCAAGCGCTCTAGTTGTAGCTTGGATTCGCTCTCAATCTCCCGTCAATGTAGACGCAGCAATGGCAGTAGTATTGTCGGGCTTTTTAGGCTTAGGAGTAATGCTAATTAAACTGTTGCGAACTAACACAATTGACCTGAGTTCAATTTTATTTGGCGACATTTTAGGTGTTACTCCAACCGACTTAGTTCAAACGGCGATCGCCACGCTGATCATTTTGATTTTAGTCAAAATGTTTTACCGCGAATTGCTTTATTATACCTTCGATCCTTTGGGCGCTCAAGCCTTTGGCTTACCAGTAAATTTAATTTATTTTTGTTTGATTGCTGCCGTCACTTTGACAATTATTGCCAGTATGCAAACCGTGGGTGTTTTGATGGTTATCTCCTTATTGATAGCTCCAGCTAGCACAGCTTATTTATTAGTCAAAGAATTACACCAAATGATGTTATTAGGTTCAATAATTGGTGTTTTGGGTAGCGTGAGCGGGATGTACTTAAGCTATTACTTAGATTTACCATCCGGACCAGCGATCGTTTTAGTAATTTTTGCTTTCTTTTTCCTAGCTTTTTTCTTTAGCCCCAACCACGGGATTTTGCTGCGTTATTGGAGAGGGAAGGATGGGGGATGA
- a CDS encoding metal ABC transporter ATP-binding protein — MNPTDIPNHQRSDRSNMLEIRNLTVKYRGTCALESVNFIIKPGQLIGLVGPNGAGKTTLLKAMLGLLPHSSGDVKYNERGFANQLAKVAYVPQRSQIDWNYPISVKNVVMLARTRHLKWWKNPSRQSQEIVKDALKRVNMWELRDRQIGQLSGGQQQRVFLARSLAQQAEVFFFDEPFNGVDIKTKDIILTIFKELKTENKILLIVSHDLGETLTYYDRLLLLNKQLIAVGSPQEVLTKTNFQKAYGHDLSLVSA, encoded by the coding sequence GTGAATCCCACTGATATTCCTAATCACCAGAGGAGCGATCGCTCGAATATGCTCGAAATCCGTAACCTCACAGTCAAATATCGAGGCACTTGCGCCCTTGAGAGTGTAAACTTTATCATTAAACCCGGACAATTAATCGGTTTAGTCGGTCCCAACGGAGCCGGGAAAACTACTCTGCTCAAAGCTATGTTGGGTTTGTTACCACATTCTAGTGGAGATGTCAAGTATAACGAGAGAGGTTTCGCAAATCAATTAGCAAAAGTAGCTTATGTACCGCAGCGATCGCAGATTGACTGGAATTATCCAATTTCCGTGAAAAACGTAGTCATGCTAGCGCGAACCCGACACCTAAAATGGTGGAAAAATCCCTCGCGTCAATCGCAAGAAATTGTCAAAGACGCACTGAAGCGAGTGAATATGTGGGAGTTGCGCGATCGCCAAATTGGACAACTTTCCGGAGGACAACAACAACGAGTATTTCTCGCACGTTCCTTAGCCCAACAAGCAGAAGTATTCTTTTTTGACGAACCTTTTAACGGAGTTGATATCAAAACCAAAGATATTATTCTGACTATTTTCAAAGAACTCAAAACTGAAAACAAAATCCTCTTAATTGTCAGCCACGATTTAGGAGAAACTTTAACTTACTACGATCGCTTATTATTACTAAATAAACAATTAATTGCTGTTGGTTCCCCCCAAGAAGTATTAACCAAAACTAACTTTCAAAAAGCCTACGGTCACGACCTCAGTTTAGTCTCCGCCTAG
- a CDS encoding metal ABC transporter substrate-binding protein, producing MEKWKRIGCVGLTTLAVAFAGCNTVETESGETEKLQVIATTSLLCDLTEKIAQDTVTLNCLIEPGTNPHSYEPTPSDRAAIDQAQLILYGGYQLEAKMIALIESTSSTIEKIAIYEQAVPNPLLGEHHEHHHDEEHNHEEEEVNTEEELVSDPHVWHDAENGIKIVQSIAENLENLAPENAQLYQQNAAELTERLTEIDTWISDQIATIPIQQRKLVTTHDAFGYYAQAYGLEVEPIQGISSETKPSAARLKEIVGTVKQAEVPTIFAEATTNPSVLETISREANVNISKQPLYAAGPGSKGSEVETYAEMLIANTRAIVEGLGGEYSPL from the coding sequence ATGGAGAAGTGGAAAAGAATTGGGTGTGTAGGATTAACTACATTAGCCGTTGCTTTTGCTGGATGTAATACTGTAGAGACAGAAAGCGGGGAAACAGAGAAACTGCAAGTAATAGCGACAACAAGCTTACTTTGCGACTTAACAGAAAAAATAGCCCAAGACACAGTAACATTAAACTGTTTAATCGAACCAGGAACAAATCCCCATAGCTACGAACCCACCCCAAGCGATCGCGCAGCGATCGACCAAGCGCAACTAATTTTATATGGTGGTTATCAGTTAGAAGCAAAAATGATTGCTTTAATTGAGTCTACCAGCAGTACAATTGAAAAAATCGCCATTTATGAACAAGCTGTACCCAATCCTTTGCTAGGAGAACATCACGAACATCATCACGACGAGGAACACAATCATGAGGAAGAAGAAGTAAATACCGAAGAAGAACTTGTTAGCGATCCTCATGTTTGGCATGATGCCGAAAATGGCATTAAAATAGTTCAGAGTATCGCCGAAAACTTAGAAAATCTCGCCCCAGAAAACGCCCAACTCTACCAACAAAACGCCGCAGAATTAACCGAGAGACTAACTGAAATCGACACTTGGATTAGCGACCAAATAGCCACAATTCCCATTCAGCAACGCAAACTCGTCACCACTCACGACGCATTTGGATATTACGCTCAAGCTTACGGTTTAGAAGTCGAACCCATACAAGGAATTTCTTCCGAAACCAAACCAAGCGCAGCCAGATTAAAAGAAATTGTCGGAACCGTAAAACAAGCCGAAGTACCAACAATTTTCGCTGAAGCGACCACTAATCCTAGCGTACTAGAAACAATTTCTAGAGAAGCAAATGTGAACATTTCCAAGCAACCTTTGTACGCTGCTGGACCAGGAAGCAAAGGAAGCGAAGTAGAAACCTATGCAGAAATGCTCATCGCTAATACTCGTGCGATCGTCGAAGGATTAGGAGGCGAATATAGTCCACTGTAA
- the clpB gene encoding ATP-dependent chaperone ClpB, with protein sequence MQPTNPNQFTEKAWEAIVRTPDIAKQNRNQQIESEHLMKSLLEQEGLATSIFNKAGASVQKWRDRTEEFLNRQPKVANTNGSVYLGKSLDTLLDRADGYRQEFGDEYISVEHFVLGYAKDDRFGKQLFKEFGLTENKLKEIIKEIRGSQKVTDQNPEGKYEALEKYGRDLTQLAKEGKLDPVIGRDEEIRRTIQILSRRTKNNPVLIGEPGVGKTAIVEGLAQRIVSRDVPESLRDRALIALDMGALIAGAKYRGEFEERLKAVLKEVTDSQGNIIMFIDEIHTVVGAGATQGAMDAGNLLKPMLARGELRCIGATTLDEYRKYIEKDAALERRFQEVYVGEPNVEDTISILRGLKERYEVHHGVKIADNSLVAAAVLSNRYISDRFLPDKAIDLVDESAARLKMEITSKPEELDEIDRKILQLEMERLSLQKENDRASQERLLRLEKELADLKEQQSQLNGQWQAEKENLDRIRQIKEKIDQTNLEIQQAERDYDLNRAAELRYGKLTDLQRQAKEAENKLQEMQTTGKSLLREEVTESDIAEVISKWTGIPISKLVESEKEKLLHLEEELHQRVIGQEEAVTAVADAIQRSRAGLADPHRPTASFIFLGPTGVGKTELAKALAANLFDTEEALVRIDMSEYMEKHAVSRLLGAPPGYVGYEQGGQLSEAIRRRPYSVILFDEIEKAHADVFNIMLQILDDGRLTDSQGHVVDFKNTIIIMTSNIGSQYIQDVSGDEEKYEEMRSRVMEAMRNSFRPEFLNRIDEIIIFHSLEKSQLRDIVKLQIKHLEKRLAEQKISLKLADDALEYIAEIGYDPVYGARPLKRAVQRYLETAIAKAILRGEFKENDTIFVDVEDERLVFKRLPVEMLTS encoded by the coding sequence ATGCAACCAACAAATCCAAATCAATTTACTGAAAAAGCCTGGGAAGCAATTGTTCGCACTCCAGATATTGCGAAACAAAATCGCAATCAACAAATTGAAAGCGAACATTTAATGAAGTCTCTCCTCGAACAAGAGGGACTAGCTACCAGCATTTTTAATAAAGCAGGTGCAAGCGTCCAAAAATGGCGCGATCGCACTGAGGAATTTCTCAATCGTCAGCCGAAAGTGGCGAATACTAACGGTTCGGTGTATTTAGGGAAAAGTTTAGATACTTTATTAGACCGCGCTGATGGTTATCGCCAAGAATTTGGTGATGAATATATTTCTGTCGAACACTTTGTTTTAGGTTATGCCAAAGATGACCGTTTTGGCAAACAATTATTTAAGGAATTTGGCTTAACAGAAAATAAACTGAAGGAAATTATTAAAGAAATTCGAGGTAGTCAAAAAGTGACAGATCAAAATCCAGAAGGTAAATACGAAGCATTAGAAAAATACGGTCGCGATTTAACTCAATTGGCAAAAGAAGGTAAACTAGATCCGGTCATTGGACGCGACGAAGAAATTCGCCGGACAATTCAAATTCTTTCGCGGAGAACGAAGAATAATCCAGTTTTGATCGGCGAACCAGGAGTAGGAAAAACCGCAATTGTTGAAGGATTAGCACAACGAATTGTCAGTCGTGATGTGCCAGAATCGTTACGCGATCGCGCTTTAATCGCCCTTGATATGGGTGCGTTAATTGCTGGTGCAAAATATCGCGGTGAGTTTGAAGAACGCTTAAAAGCAGTTCTCAAAGAAGTTACCGACTCCCAAGGAAATATCATCATGTTTATTGATGAAATTCACACCGTTGTCGGTGCTGGTGCAACCCAAGGTGCAATGGATGCGGGTAACTTACTTAAACCAATGTTAGCTCGTGGCGAACTTCGTTGTATCGGTGCGACGACTTTGGATGAGTATCGCAAGTATATCGAAAAAGATGCTGCTTTAGAACGTCGTTTCCAAGAAGTTTACGTCGGTGAACCCAACGTCGAAGATACAATCTCGATTTTGCGCGGTTTGAAAGAACGTTATGAAGTTCACCACGGTGTGAAAATCGCGGATAATTCCTTAGTTGCAGCCGCAGTTTTGTCAAATCGATATATTAGCGATCGCTTTCTTCCTGATAAAGCAATCGACTTGGTAGACGAGTCCGCAGCTAGATTGAAAATGGAGATTACCTCCAAACCCGAAGAACTTGACGAAATTGACCGCAAAATTCTTCAGTTAGAAATGGAACGTCTTTCTTTGCAAAAAGAAAACGATCGCGCTTCCCAAGAAAGGTTATTAAGACTCGAAAAAGAGTTAGCCGACCTCAAGGAACAACAAAGCCAGCTTAACGGACAATGGCAAGCAGAGAAAGAAAATCTCGACCGAATTCGCCAAATTAAAGAAAAAATCGACCAAACTAATTTGGAAATTCAACAAGCGGAACGAGATTACGACCTGAATCGCGCTGCGGAATTGCGTTATGGTAAGTTGACTGACTTACAACGTCAAGCGAAAGAAGCGGAAAATAAGCTGCAAGAAATGCAGACTACGGGTAAATCCTTACTACGTGAAGAAGTTACTGAGTCGGATATTGCGGAAGTAATTTCCAAATGGACGGGAATCCCAATTTCTAAACTGGTTGAGTCAGAAAAAGAAAAGCTGCTGCATCTCGAAGAAGAATTACATCAGCGCGTAATTGGACAAGAAGAAGCAGTCACCGCAGTTGCAGATGCAATTCAGCGATCGCGCGCGGGTTTGGCTGACCCCCATCGTCCCACTGCTAGCTTTATTTTCCTCGGACCTACAGGTGTTGGTAAAACTGAGTTAGCGAAAGCATTAGCAGCGAATCTGTTTGATACCGAAGAAGCTTTAGTTCGCATCGATATGTCCGAATATATGGAAAAACACGCCGTTTCCCGGCTTTTAGGTGCGCCTCCGGGATACGTCGGTTACGAACAAGGGGGACAACTTTCCGAAGCCATTCGTCGCCGTCCTTATTCGGTTATTTTATTCGACGAAATCGAAAAAGCCCATGCAGATGTGTTCAATATCATGCTGCAAATCTTGGATGACGGACGCTTAACTGATTCCCAAGGTCATGTCGTAGACTTCAAAAATACGATTATCATCATGACCAGTAACATTGGTTCGCAGTATATCCAAGACGTCTCCGGTGACGAGGAAAAATACGAAGAAATGCGATCGCGCGTTATGGAAGCAATGCGTAACAGTTTCCGTCCCGAATTTCTCAACCGCATCGACGAAATTATCATCTTCCACAGTTTGGAAAAATCACAATTGCGCGATATCGTCAAACTGCAAATCAAACATCTCGAAAAACGTTTAGCAGAACAAAAAATCTCTCTCAAACTCGCTGACGATGCCTTAGAGTATATCGCCGAAATCGGTTACGATCCAGTTTACGGTGCGCGACCTTTAAAACGAGCAGTACAAAGGTATCTGGAAACAGCGATCGCCAAAGCAATTTTGCGCGGTGAATTTAAAGAAAATGATACTATCTTCGTCGATGTCGAAGACGAAAGATTAGTCTTCAAACGCTTACCAGTTGAGATGTTAACCTCCTAG